From Mustela erminea isolate mMusErm1 chromosome 1, mMusErm1.Pri, whole genome shotgun sequence, a single genomic window includes:
- the LOC116567604 gene encoding keratin-associated protein 8-1, translating into MHCNNFSGAVFPGCYWGSYGYPLGYSVGCGYGSTFSPVGYGFGYGYNGCGAFGYRRYWPFDLY; encoded by the coding sequence ATGCACTGCAACAACTTCTCCGGTGCCGTCTTCCCAGGATGCTACTGGGGCAGCTATGGCTACCCCTTGGGGTACAGCGTGGGCTGTGGCTACGGCAGCACCTTCTCCCCAGTGGGCTATGGCTTCGGTTATGGCTACAATGGCTGTGGGGCCTTCGGCTACAGAAGATACTGGCCATTTGATCTCTACTGA